Genomic DNA from Desulfonema ishimotonii:
AAGGAGAGGATTGCCTTATAGGTGGCCCTGGAATCAACCACCAGCTGTTCGGCCTCATGGGTCAGGAGATCCCGGACCGCCCGCAGGCTGACCGTCAGCTCCTGGTGCAGAAGTGTCGGGGCCGAATTTTTCCGGGACCGGACCCGGATGGTGTTCCACAGATTTTTAAGAAATCCCATCTCATAGGCCAGCTTCTCCGGCTGCACCCCTTCGGCGGCCGTCCGGACAATATAGCCGGCCTTTCCGGTTCTCAGGTCCGTCACCATCTGTCTGAGGCGCTCCCGCTCCTCCTCTTCCTCGATGCGCCGGGAGATCCCCACATGGTCGGATGCGGGCATCAGCACCAGAAACCGGCCGGGGAGAGAGATATACGAGGTGACACGGGGCCCCTTGGTGCCGATGGGCGATTTGGCCACCTGGACCATGATCTCCTGCCCTTCGGTCAGCATTTCCTCGATATGGATCTCGTGGCTCCGGACCGGCGGGGCATTGCCTGCGTCATTTTCGCCCCCCTTTTCCGCATCTTCCTCATCTGTCATGGGGAAATCCGCCGCACCCTGATCTCCGATGACATCATCCACGTAGATAAAGGCCGCCTGACTCAGGCCGATATCGACAAAGGCGGCCTGCATCCCCGGCAGAACCCGCTGTACCCGCCCTTTATAAATATTTCCGGCAATTTCGGTCTCATTCTGCCGTTCAATAAACAGCTCGGCAATGGTTTCGTCTTCCAGAAGGGCAACCCGTGTCTCATGCTCACAGACGTTGACAACCAGCTTTTTGTTCATCATCCTCCCGATTCAGAGCTTGATCAGTGTCGCCTGCCGGATTGTTTCTTCCGAAAATCCGAAAATTTCCCGAAGCACCCCGGCCGGGCGCAGTGTTTTACCCGGGGCATTGATCAGCTCCAGGCGGAGGCAGACGGGCGAGTGCAGGCGGGCCGTCAGGACGATCTCCTTCAGGTCAAGGGTTCTGACCTTCCCCTTTCGGCTGGTGCGGGTGATCATATGCTCGGCCCGGTCCTCAAAGGCCTGTAAACAGACCGCGTCAAAGACATCGTTTTTCAGCGTCACCTCGTAGCCAACGGGCCCCGAAGGCCTGCGGGCCGATTTGGACGGTGCCAGAAAACAGCCGCTGACGCTCAGACCGTCCGGCAGGCCTGCATTCAGGCCGGAGACCACCGTATCCGGACGGACGGTGTCAGCCACGGTGATAAAAAAGGCCTCTTTGCGGCTTTCCATGCCGATGGGCAGGGGGTCGTTGAAGGCGACTCTGGGCATGGGGTGAAACCCCTGGGAGTATTTCACCGCAATCCCGGCCCGCCGGATGGCCCGGAGAAAAATGCTCACCATCTCCAGATGGCCGAAAAACCGGGCCTGTCCCTGTTTGGCGTAAAAAACCTGAAGGGTCTTGAACCCGGCAGGGGGCTGGCTTTCGGAAACTGTCACCGCCCCGTCCGTCGGATCGCTCCCGTTCCGGCTGAAGACCTTCGGGGCAATGGCGTCAAAGTCACAGACGCCGCAGTTGTTGCACTCGCCGTCCCGGCAGTCCCCGGTGGAACCGCCGGCCAGGGCATTCTCCCACTCTCTGACCAGGAACTCGCGGGTCACGCCGGTATCAATGTGGTCCCAGGGCAGCGGGGCATCCGTATCCCGCCTCCGGGCGGTGTAGGCGTCCGGGGTCACGCCGTTTTCGTCCATGACCGCCTGCCACAGGTCAAAGCGGAAATGATCGCTCCACCCGTCAAAGCGGCATCCCCTGCGGTAGGCCGCCGTCAGCAGGCCGGAGAGACGCCGGTCCCCCCTGGCCCATATGCCCTCCAGCAGGCTGACCTCCGGGTTCTGCCACTTGAACTGAACCCCCGGCATCCGGAACTGGTCCCGGAGCCAGCTGATCTTCTCTCTGGACTCGGCCAGGGAAATCTGGTCACACCACTGAAACGGGGTGTGGGATTTGGGAATAAAGGTGCCGACGCTGACGTTGATCTTTCCCTTCCGCCCCTTTGGCCCTCTGATCTGTTTCAGCCGCTTTACCAGTTCCACGATGGCCTCCACATCCTCACGGGTTTCCGTGGGCAGGCCGATCATAAAATAGAGCTTGATCACCTGCCATCCGGCCGTAAAGGCGTCCGTCACCGTGTCCACAATATCCTGTTCGGTCACGTTCTTGTTGATCACGTCCCGCATCCGCTGGCTTCCGGCCTCCGGCGCAATGGTAAACCCGGTTTTGCGAACCTTTTTGATCAGTTCCATCAGCTCCGGCGTCAGGGTTCCGGCCCGGAGCGAGGGCAGGGATATCGCCACATGTTCGGCCTCGTAACGGGCCATCAGAGCCGCCATGAGGTGGCCAATACAGCCATAATCCCCGGTGCTGAGGGAGAGAAGGGAGATATCCTCGTATCCGGTTGCGGCAATGGCCGCGTCCGAGAGGCCCAGCAGGGTCTCCGGGGCGCGTTCCCGCACCGGCCGGTAGATCATTCCGGCCTGACAGAACCGGCATCCCCGCGTACACCCCCTGGCCAGTTCCAGCCGGAGCCGGTCATGGACCGGTCTGCCAAAGGGGATCACCGGCCTTGTCGGAAAAGGGGAGCGGTCCAGGTCGGCCACCAGGGCACGCGACACCGTGGTATAGTCCGGAAAACGCGGGGTCAGGGTCTGCGCCCCGTTTTCATCAGAAGCGGCCTCAAAAAAGGCCGGGATGTAGACGCCCCGGATGCGCGACCATTCCCTGAGCAGCGCCTCCCGGTCACTGCTGCCGGACGCCTGCCACGCCATCCAGGTCCGGGCCATCTCAAGGATCACCTCTTCCCCGTCCCCGATGACGATGGCGTCGAAAAAATCGGCCACCGGCTCCGGGTTACAGGTGCAGGGGCCGCCCGCAATGATCATCGGATGGGAGGCGTCCCGCTCCGATGACAGAAAGGGAATGCCTGCGAGATCCAGAAGGGTCAGTACATTGGTGAAATTAAGCTCATAAAGCAGACTGAAGCCGACGATGTCAAACGACCCGAGGGGAACGCCCGACTCCAGGGTTGGCACCGGCAGACCGGCCTGACGCAGACGGGCCTCCATGTCTGTGGCCGGGGCAAAGACCCGCTCTGCCGCAATCTCCTCCTGACGGTTTAAAATGTCATACAGAATCTGAAGCCCGAAATGGGAGGTGCCGATTTCGTAAAGGTCGGGAAAGGCCAGGGCAAAGCGGAGCCGCACCTGCGCCAGATCCTTTTTGACGGTGTTGATTTCTGAGCCCAGATAGCGGCTGGGCTGTTCCACCAGCGGCAAGATATCTTGAATACACGGTATGTTCATGGTATTATTAATACTTCTTGGTTATGTGTCCGGTAATTTTTTCGGTGTACCGACCCATTAACGGCCTGAGATTCTTTTGTTAAACCGCTGTACGTCTGATGTGAGACAATATGGCGAATATAAAATACGTCACCTGCAGCGCCGTTTTTTCCGGTGCATTTCTGATGTTCAATATGCCACATCAGGCCGGTTTATCCCGGAAGAGATCTGATCCATATTCAGCTTTTATTTTACCGGACAATTGTATAGTAAACACAGATTCAAAATTTACAAATCCCCCTTATAGAATAAAATTGAAAATGATAAAACAACTTTCTCAGACCGCTCTGAACCCGATGCGCCTTATCCCCCGTACCGCTCTGATTTTAATACTTTTTATATTTTGCCCCCATGAGGGCATGGGATACAGGCGGGAAAACGCCGTTGTGCGGGCCGTGCGCGAGGTCAGCCCGGCAGTCGTCAACATC
This window encodes:
- a CDS encoding Rne/Rng family ribonuclease; translation: MMNKKLVVNVCEHETRVALLEDETIAELFIERQNETEIAGNIYKGRVQRVLPGMQAAFVDIGLSQAAFIYVDDVIGDQGAADFPMTDEEDAEKGGENDAGNAPPVRSHEIHIEEMLTEGQEIMVQVAKSPIGTKGPRVTSYISLPGRFLVLMPASDHVGISRRIEEEEERERLRQMVTDLRTGKAGYIVRTAAEGVQPEKLAYEMGFLKNLWNTIRVRSRKNSAPTLLHQELTVSLRAVRDLLTHEAEQLVVDSRATYKAILSFLDTFMPSLKESVELYEGGEPLFDAYNLEGDISRALKKKVWLKSGGYVVIEHTEALVAIDVNTGRYVGKHNLEETILKTNLEAVKEIAYQIRLRDIGGIIIIDFIDMEKKSSRDKVFNALREALRRDRSKTHVLPMSDMGLIQMTRKRVKKALTRMLCEPCFYCDGEGYLMSGQSVCYNIFREALRDARDMVGNRLTIRVNPDIAELLHGEENHIIVSLEQAIGRQIVVYPNAEFHFEEFDIFETVKC
- a CDS encoding TIGR03960 family B12-binding radical SAM protein — protein: MNIPCIQDILPLVEQPSRYLGSEINTVKKDLAQVRLRFALAFPDLYEIGTSHFGLQILYDILNRQEEIAAERVFAPATDMEARLRQAGLPVPTLESGVPLGSFDIVGFSLLYELNFTNVLTLLDLAGIPFLSSERDASHPMIIAGGPCTCNPEPVADFFDAIVIGDGEEVILEMARTWMAWQASGSSDREALLREWSRIRGVYIPAFFEAASDENGAQTLTPRFPDYTTVSRALVADLDRSPFPTRPVIPFGRPVHDRLRLELARGCTRGCRFCQAGMIYRPVRERAPETLLGLSDAAIAATGYEDISLLSLSTGDYGCIGHLMAALMARYEAEHVAISLPSLRAGTLTPELMELIKKVRKTGFTIAPEAGSQRMRDVINKNVTEQDIVDTVTDAFTAGWQVIKLYFMIGLPTETREDVEAIVELVKRLKQIRGPKGRKGKINVSVGTFIPKSHTPFQWCDQISLAESREKISWLRDQFRMPGVQFKWQNPEVSLLEGIWARGDRRLSGLLTAAYRRGCRFDGWSDHFRFDLWQAVMDENGVTPDAYTARRRDTDAPLPWDHIDTGVTREFLVREWENALAGGSTGDCRDGECNNCGVCDFDAIAPKVFSRNGSDPTDGAVTVSESQPPAGFKTLQVFYAKQGQARFFGHLEMVSIFLRAIRRAGIAVKYSQGFHPMPRVAFNDPLPIGMESRKEAFFITVADTVRPDTVVSGLNAGLPDGLSVSGCFLAPSKSARRPSGPVGYEVTLKNDVFDAVCLQAFEDRAEHMITRTSRKGKVRTLDLKEIVLTARLHSPVCLRLELINAPGKTLRPAGVLREIFGFSEETIRQATLIKL